The following coding sequences lie in one Aquipuribacter hungaricus genomic window:
- the ppk2 gene encoding polyphosphate kinase 2, translating into MGASGRVPRKVYETELLRLQAELVTMQEWVRRSGARVVVVFEGRDAAGKGSAIKRVAEYLNPRVARIVALPAPTDRERSQWYFQRYVQHLPAAGEIVLMDRSWYNRAGVERVMGFCTEAEHRRFLHQCPLFERLLVEDGILLRKYWFSVSDGEQEARFRSRLEDPMRRWKLSGTDLDSVAHWEDYSRAKDEMLVHTDIPEAPWWVVDSDDKRRSRLNMIAHLLGSIDYERVEAPVLELPARPPSGGYRRPARESQRLVPDHAAGLSG; encoded by the coding sequence ATGGGCGCATCCGGGCGGGTCCCGCGCAAGGTCTACGAGACGGAGCTCCTGCGGCTGCAGGCGGAGCTGGTCACCATGCAGGAGTGGGTCCGCCGCTCCGGCGCCCGGGTGGTCGTGGTGTTCGAGGGCCGCGACGCCGCGGGCAAGGGCAGCGCGATCAAGCGGGTGGCCGAGTACCTCAACCCGCGGGTGGCCCGCATCGTCGCCCTGCCGGCCCCCACCGACCGGGAGCGCAGCCAGTGGTACTTCCAGCGCTACGTGCAGCACCTGCCGGCCGCCGGCGAGATCGTCCTCATGGACCGGTCCTGGTACAACCGCGCCGGCGTGGAGCGGGTCATGGGGTTCTGCACCGAGGCGGAGCACCGGCGCTTCCTCCACCAGTGCCCCCTGTTCGAGCGGCTCCTGGTCGAGGACGGCATCCTCCTGCGCAAGTACTGGTTCTCCGTGAGCGACGGTGAGCAGGAGGCGCGCTTCCGGTCCCGGCTGGAGGACCCGATGCGCCGGTGGAAGCTGTCCGGCACCGACCTGGACTCGGTCGCGCACTGGGAGGACTACTCCCGGGCCAAGGACGAGATGCTCGTGCACACCGACATCCCCGAGGCACCGTGGTGGGTCGTCGACTCCGACGACAAGCGCCGCTCCCGGCTGAACATGATCGCCCACCTGCTCGGGAGCATCGACTACGAGCGGGTCGAGGCTCCGGTCCTCGAGCTGCCCGCCCGCCCGCCGTCGGGCGGGTACCGCCGCCCCGCCAGGGAGAGCCAGCGGCTCGTCCCCGACCACGCGGCCGGTCTGTCCGGCTAG